A DNA window from Ignavibacteriales bacterium contains the following coding sequences:
- a CDS encoding peptide chain release factor 3, whose translation MKHTELTRRRTFGIISHPDAGKTTLTEKLLLFGGAIHTAGAVKSNKIRKTATSDFMEIEKQRGISVATSVMGFEHRDYKINILDTPGHKDFAEDTYRTLTAVDSVILVIDCVKGVEEQTRKLMDVCRMRSTPVIVFVNKLDREGRDPFALLDELERELGIHSRPLTWPIGIGTRFQGVYNLFEKQLELFSPNKTNISDDIIALDDLASPLVDKYIGADSAAKLRDDIGIIEGVYEPFDEEHYRDAYLAPVFFGSAINNFGVKELLDTFVTIAPSPQSRETNVRKVDPAEDAFSGFIFKIHANLDPNHRDRIAFCRVCSGRFERNKFYYHTRLDKELRFTSPTSFMANEKSVIEEAWPGDVIGLYDTGNFKIGDTLTEGEQFSYKGIPRFSPEVFRQIFNKNPFKAKQLNRGIRQLSDEGVAQLFLRQQGNIKIVGTVGEMQFEVIKFRLLHEYSAECDFHPLNIYKAFWFTSADDNQLERFHLLQKQHIAFDKDEHPVFLAEGTWSLKSAQEMFPEIEFHLTSELKTDADAVLSIGQWEKRSNLHHH comes from the coding sequence ATGAAACATACCGAACTTACCCGACGCCGCACTTTTGGCATTATCAGTCACCCGGATGCAGGGAAAACCACACTTACAGAGAAACTGCTCTTATTTGGAGGTGCAATCCATACTGCGGGTGCTGTAAAAAGCAATAAGATCAGAAAGACAGCAACATCCGACTTCATGGAAATTGAGAAACAACGTGGAATTTCGGTCGCAACCTCAGTAATGGGGTTCGAACACAGAGATTATAAGATTAATATTTTGGATACACCGGGTCATAAAGATTTTGCGGAAGATACGTATAGAACTCTCACGGCTGTCGACAGCGTAATCCTTGTTATAGATTGTGTGAAGGGTGTGGAAGAACAGACCAGGAAGCTTATGGACGTGTGCCGCATGCGAAGCACACCGGTTATCGTGTTCGTCAATAAATTAGACAGAGAAGGGCGAGATCCGTTCGCGCTTTTAGATGAACTTGAACGGGAGCTCGGCATTCATAGTCGGCCACTAACTTGGCCCATCGGTATCGGCACCCGCTTTCAAGGTGTATACAATTTATTCGAGAAGCAACTGGAATTATTCTCACCCAATAAAACCAACATTTCAGATGATATTATCGCTCTTGATGATCTTGCAAGTCCGTTGGTTGATAAATATATCGGTGCCGATTCAGCCGCAAAACTTCGTGACGATATTGGAATCATTGAAGGAGTTTACGAACCGTTCGATGAAGAACATTACCGCGATGCTTACCTTGCGCCGGTTTTTTTCGGTAGTGCCATAAATAATTTTGGCGTGAAAGAATTGTTAGATACTTTTGTCACAATCGCGCCATCTCCCCAATCTAGAGAGACGAATGTCAGAAAAGTCGATCCCGCGGAAGATGCATTCAGCGGATTCATTTTCAAAATTCACGCGAACCTCGATCCTAACCACCGTGATCGAATCGCATTCTGTCGCGTTTGTTCCGGAAGGTTTGAACGGAATAAATTTTATTATCACACACGGCTCGATAAAGAACTACGCTTCACCAGTCCTACGAGCTTTATGGCGAACGAAAAGAGCGTTATAGAAGAAGCGTGGCCCGGAGATGTTATCGGATTGTATGACACTGGAAATTTCAAAATTGGTGATACACTGACAGAAGGTGAACAGTTCAGCTACAAAGGTATTCCAAGATTTTCGCCGGAGGTATTCAGACAGATTTTCAATAAAAATCCATTCAAAGCAAAACAATTGAACAGGGGAATTCGGCAGCTTTCCGACGAAGGTGTCGCTCAATTATTTCTTCGCCAGCAAGGGAATATCAAGATTGTTGGCACGGTCGGTGAGATGCAATTTGAAGTTATAAAATTCAGATTGCTGCATGAGTACAGCGCGGAGTGCGATTTTCACCCGTTAAATATTTATAAAGCTTTCTGGTTCACTTCTGCTGACGACAATCAGCTCGAGCGTTTTCACTTATTGCAGAAGCAGCATATCGCGTTTGATAAAGATGAACATCCTGTGTTTCTTGCGGAAGGAACTTGGTCGCTTAAATCTGCGCAGGAGATGTTTCCTGAAATCGAGTTTCACCTAACGTCAGAGTTGAAGACCGATGCAGACGCGGTTCTGAGTATCGGACAATGGGAAAAAAGAAGTAATCTTCATCATCACTAA
- a CDS encoding STAS domain-containing protein, producing the protein MVIKEKMENDIAILNLKGDLLGEPDTTTLRDKIHSLVGDEVKKVVIDLGGVNYMNSSGLGTLISTLTTMRNAEGELKLARVGKKVQNLFIITQLVKVFDTYETVDRATASFSGKKK; encoded by the coding sequence ATGGTAATCAAAGAAAAAATGGAAAACGATATCGCGATACTCAATTTAAAAGGCGATCTTCTGGGTGAACCGGATACAACCACCCTGAGAGATAAAATTCATAGTCTCGTGGGTGATGAGGTAAAAAAAGTTGTTATCGATCTGGGAGGAGTGAATTACATGAACAGCAGCGGACTGGGTACGCTGATTTCAACTCTGACAACAATGCGTAATGCCGAAGGTGAATTGAAATTAGCGAGAGTTGGAAAAAAAGTTCAGAATCTTTTCATCATCACTCAATTGGTGAAAGTTTTTGATACTTACGAAACTGTTGACCGCGCAACCGCGAGTTTCAGCGGTAAGAAGAAATAA
- a CDS encoding NAD(P)/FAD-dependent oxidoreductase: MIRFFTDIFVDSIMEQKTIIIIGGGMGGIVTARDLRKHIGSQHKIIVIDRHSYHAFQPSFLWIVIGWRTPAAITKPFTSLEKHGIEFQQAEVISIDKNDKIVVTDRGNFHFDYLVIALGADNELPAEFAVGNRVNTFYTFEGAVELSKIIPIFPGGKIEISQLSNEVKYPFAPFDAAFLLSSFYQKRGIGNIEIILNSPNQEPLPFAPSEINIQMRKLLVDQHINFLPNTQLDKNPDDPISRITLQTKSSEPDISIIVPPMKPPDALRLSNMLDASGWIKVNKRTMQTDFNNIYAIGDCINIKMENGHILPKAGIFANNQAEVVAFNIAQELQENSDRKEFSGYGFFFLETGNGKASYLHGNLINTEKSVLSWTDPNVTLHWSKVVLEKYWLWRWL, encoded by the coding sequence ATGATTCGATTTTTTACCGATATTTTTGTAGATTCAATTATGGAACAAAAAACGATTATCATTATTGGCGGTGGAATGGGTGGTATTGTTACAGCACGAGACCTGAGAAAACACATTGGCAGCCAACACAAAATTATCGTTATCGACAGACATTCTTATCATGCTTTCCAACCATCATTCCTCTGGATTGTGATCGGATGGCGCACTCCGGCAGCAATCACAAAACCATTTACTTCCCTAGAAAAACACGGAATAGAATTTCAACAAGCAGAGGTAATATCGATTGATAAGAATGATAAAATCGTTGTGACAGACCGGGGAAATTTTCATTTTGATTATCTGGTGATCGCACTTGGAGCTGATAACGAGTTACCGGCAGAGTTTGCAGTCGGCAACCGCGTAAATACATTTTACACATTCGAAGGAGCTGTTGAGTTAAGCAAGATTATCCCGATATTTCCGGGCGGTAAGATTGAAATATCTCAATTAAGTAATGAGGTTAAATATCCGTTTGCTCCATTCGATGCCGCTTTTCTGCTCTCGTCATTTTATCAGAAAAGAGGAATCGGTAATATCGAGATCATATTGAATTCACCTAACCAAGAACCGCTTCCATTCGCTCCATCAGAAATCAACATTCAGATGCGAAAACTTCTGGTTGATCAGCATATAAATTTTTTACCCAATACCCAACTTGACAAAAATCCTGATGATCCAATATCTCGAATCACCTTACAAACGAAATCATCCGAACCAGATATATCGATCATAGTTCCCCCTATGAAACCGCCTGATGCTCTTCGATTATCAAATATGTTGGATGCATCGGGCTGGATCAAAGTGAACAAGCGAACTATGCAAACCGACTTCAACAACATCTATGCTATTGGCGATTGCATTAATATAAAGATGGAGAATGGTCACATTCTTCCGAAGGCAGGGATATTTGCCAACAATCAAGCCGAAGTTGTAGCATTTAATATTGCTCAAGAGCTGCAGGAAAATTCTGATAGGAAAGAATTTTCCGGTTATGGATTTTTTTTCCTTGAAACCGGAAATGGCAAGGCATCATACTTACATGGAAACTTAATAAACACTGAAAAATCTGTACTATCCTGGACAGACCCGAATGTTACATTGCACTGGAGTAAGGTAGTATTGGAAAAATATTGGCTTTGGCGTTGGCTTTAG
- a CDS encoding YbhB/YbcL family Raf kinase inhibitor-like protein: MNLKSSAFEDDEPIPTKYAHSGVAGGRNISIPLEWENPPEGTKSFALSIIDPHPVARNWIHWLAVNIPVGISVLAEDVSGKKMPSGSKELYNSYGELGYGGPQPPKGSGPHPYVITLYALDVEKIDLTANSSLTAFEKTIDGKVITSSSITGIFER; encoded by the coding sequence ATGAATCTTAAATCATCGGCATTTGAAGATGACGAGCCGATACCAACGAAGTATGCTCATTCGGGTGTTGCCGGGGGGAGGAACATCTCAATTCCGCTTGAATGGGAGAATCCACCGGAGGGAACAAAATCGTTCGCACTCTCGATTATCGATCCGCATCCGGTAGCCCGGAATTGGATCCATTGGCTTGCAGTCAATATCCCGGTCGGCATTAGCGTGCTTGCCGAAGATGTTTCGGGAAAGAAAATGCCCTCCGGTTCAAAAGAGCTTTACAATTCTTATGGTGAATTAGGTTATGGTGGACCGCAACCCCCCAAAGGTTCCGGACCTCATCCGTATGTCATCACGCTTTACGCGCTTGATGTGGAAAAAATAGATCTTACTGCTAACTCAAGTTTAACTGCTTTCGAAAAAACAATCGATGGTAAAGTAATTACATCATCGAGTATCACAGGAATATTTGAACGATAA
- a CDS encoding peptidylprolyl isomerase — protein sequence MPLMTQIRERLATFFSIFAGVFVIYIVLDWGMDITGRKQSRMQIESQEIGKINERAITSKEFAEMFRKAVDNQKAQTGTEPDENQQQSIRDQIWQQLVEETLYDEQIAKLGIKITDQEIVDWVKGEQPPEFLTRQFTDSTGQFNRQAYDATIMDPKNKGIMIQIEELLRRQRQREKLQSIITASVNVSENDVYQKFSDQNIKYDADYAFFDPNTLIPDNEISVSDDDLRNYFNEHSEDYKVEATRKLKYVIFNEVPSTTDTNDVIAELQDIIKRAQAGVDFDTLKNMYNETNVTESFVAHGQMSAEKENALFQAKVGDIVGPVKDFDGFHLMKVTAFQPGKNEFIHASHILIKIENNDSAAAFAKAKNLFNDIKNGKNFAQIAKDNSQDPGSGSRGGDVGWFSKGKMVKQFETAAFKAKVGELLAPIKSDFGYHIIKVHARDNREVKFSDIHMQIRISSRTRTNISQQAQDFAYLAQEGDFEKEAQQSKLNVLETSSFQKDGGISGIGMNSTVNKFAFSNKVGTVSPLFSVTNGYGVFKITEVKEAGIRPFDEVKTVVESRLKRDKKLEKVKLIAAETRKSISQTDSLQKLSQMNPKINVQHLTSFSLSGYIPGIGRDLGFFGGISQLNTGDLSQPIESQRGVYLIKLINKSAFDSTVYTSQRPMLRNQLLSERRNRFFSQWIEQLKKNADIVDNRDKFYR from the coding sequence ATGCCTTTAATGACACAAATACGTGAGAGATTAGCGACATTTTTCTCAATATTCGCCGGAGTTTTCGTTATTTACATCGTTCTCGATTGGGGAATGGATATAACCGGACGAAAACAATCCCGGATGCAAATAGAATCACAAGAGATTGGCAAAATTAACGAACGTGCTATCACATCAAAAGAATTTGCCGAGATGTTTCGGAAAGCCGTTGACAATCAAAAAGCCCAAACCGGAACAGAACCCGATGAAAACCAGCAACAATCGATCCGTGATCAAATTTGGCAGCAATTGGTAGAAGAAACCTTATACGATGAACAGATCGCTAAATTAGGGATCAAAATCACCGACCAGGAGATCGTTGACTGGGTAAAAGGTGAACAACCACCTGAATTTTTAACAAGACAATTTACAGATTCAACGGGTCAATTCAACAGACAGGCATATGATGCTACTATAATGGATCCGAAAAATAAAGGTATCATGATACAGATAGAAGAGCTTCTACGCAGACAGCGTCAGCGTGAAAAACTCCAAAGTATAATTACCGCAAGTGTTAATGTATCTGAAAATGATGTTTATCAAAAATTTTCTGATCAGAATATAAAGTACGATGCCGATTACGCATTCTTCGATCCGAATACACTCATACCTGATAACGAAATTTCAGTATCAGATGACGATCTCCGCAATTATTTCAATGAGCATTCTGAAGATTATAAAGTTGAAGCCACCAGGAAATTGAAATATGTAATATTCAATGAAGTACCTTCAACGACCGACACGAACGATGTTATAGCTGAACTGCAAGACATCATAAAACGTGCGCAAGCCGGAGTTGATTTTGATACTCTGAAAAATATGTACAACGAAACAAATGTAACCGAATCGTTTGTCGCACATGGACAGATGAGTGCTGAAAAAGAAAATGCTTTATTTCAAGCCAAGGTTGGAGATATTGTTGGTCCCGTTAAAGATTTTGACGGTTTTCATCTGATGAAAGTAACTGCCTTCCAGCCCGGCAAGAATGAATTTATACATGCAAGCCATATCTTGATAAAAATTGAAAATAATGACAGCGCTGCCGCATTCGCAAAAGCAAAAAATCTTTTCAATGACATAAAGAATGGAAAAAATTTCGCCCAGATTGCGAAAGATAATTCCCAAGATCCGGGTTCTGGCAGTCGGGGTGGCGACGTAGGTTGGTTCAGCAAAGGTAAAATGGTTAAACAATTCGAAACAGCCGCCTTCAAAGCGAAAGTTGGTGAGTTACTCGCTCCCATTAAATCGGATTTCGGGTATCATATCATTAAAGTTCACGCACGGGACAATCGTGAGGTAAAGTTTTCGGATATCCATATGCAGATCCGGATCAGTTCCAGAACTCGCACGAATATTTCTCAGCAGGCTCAAGACTTTGCCTACCTTGCTCAGGAAGGTGATTTTGAGAAGGAGGCTCAACAGAGCAAATTGAATGTATTGGAAACTTCTTCGTTTCAGAAAGACGGTGGAATTTCGGGAATCGGAATGAACAGCACTGTTAACAAATTTGCTTTCTCAAACAAGGTTGGAACGGTGAGTCCGCTCTTTTCAGTTACGAATGGATACGGCGTTTTCAAAATAACAGAAGTGAAAGAGGCCGGCATTCGCCCATTTGATGAAGTTAAAACGGTTGTTGAAAGTCGGCTCAAACGAGATAAGAAATTAGAAAAAGTAAAATTGATAGCTGCAGAAACCCGTAAATCTATATCGCAAACGGATAGTCTTCAAAAATTATCTCAAATGAATCCGAAAATTAATGTACAGCATCTAACCTCGTTTTCTTTATCGGGTTATATCCCCGGAATCGGCCGTGATCTTGGATTCTTTGGTGGGATCAGTCAATTAAATACAGGCGATCTTTCTCAGCCAATTGAAAGTCAACGAGGCGTTTATTTGATAAAATTAATTAATAAGTCGGCATTCGATTCAACAGTCTACACTTCTCAACGTCCTATGTTACGGAATCAATTGCTCAGCGAAAGGCGAAATCGCTTCTTCAGTCAGTGGATTGAACAGCTCAAGAAGAATGCGGATATTGTTGACAACCGAGATAAATTTTACAGATAG